In the genome of Cynocephalus volans isolate mCynVol1 chromosome 10, mCynVol1.pri, whole genome shotgun sequence, the window ATATATTTGCCTTTTAACTGGTGTATTGAGtttatttacatatcatttatttgtttgtatttggATGTAGGTCTCactttatatgtttttttatcTTGTAAATTCAgtgtttaatttcctttcttgtcATCTTTtagattcattattttttctcattccactTTTTTTCTCAACTAATTTTGAAATCAACtcagtttctgtttgtttgtttgttcaggGGTTACTTTAGAAATTATAACATGCATACTTATGTTATCAAGgtttatttatgaattaaataccaatgacaaagaaaggagccaccAATTCTGCATGGACAGGTTAAAATAGAATTCccagagaactttaaaaaatattcttaaaatataaaagtaggggctggccggttagctcacttgggagagtgtggtgctggtaacaccaaggtcacagatttggatccccataccggccagctgccaaaaaaacttttgtatatatataaaacttttatatatatataaaagtaatcTGTAAAACAAGTTGAAATAATACAGAAGTAAAAAATGTTGGTTGCCTTCTCTTATCACACCACTTGGTGTGTGTCCTTAAAAACCTTTTCATATATGAGCAAATGGGTTGGTCTTTCAAAAAAAATATGAGCATACTATGTGTTTGCtgcttcttgtttgtttttttaaaatctcacaaTGTATTATAGACATCTTCCCATGCCAGTACATAAATATATGCCCCATTATTTTTAAGGGTGATATAAAATTACACTGAATAGATTAATCAtagtttaagcatttttaaacaggaaatttaaatcAATACCagtttttctctattaaaaatagtgctgcagtgaacatcagTGTGCATAAATCTTTTGCACCCCTATGAGTATTTCTGTAGGGTAGAATCTTAAAAGTGAAATAATGACTCAAAGGGAATATATAttaaactttttcattaaaaGATTTAAGTAACTGCAAAGAGTCTAGTATGATTGGAATCTGTTTTGGGGCAGGTAGATGGGTGGTGGGAGATCATAAAGGGTTTTTAAGCAGTCGGAAATTTATTCTTTAGAAAATGGGAGCATTTGAAGAGTTTCAATCAGGGAATAAATTGAGCATATCTGTGTTTTATAATGTTCACTAAGGTACAATGTGGAGGCTTTTATTAGGGCCAAAATGAGAGagagtaaagagtagaatagagGCAGAAAGTTCAATCAGATTTGAAATAACGTCGAATTAATGCGGTAGTAAGCAGAGGGTTAAATTGGAGAGATGTTAAGGAAGTTGAATTGAACAACCTGTTTGGAGGGGGTAAAGAAGTAGGAatagtcaaggatgactccaggTTTCAAGTAGCTTGGTATTTCAGTGGGGATGGTGCCATTAACTAAGGCAGGAAATAGGAAGAGAAAGTTTGAGGGTAAAAATCAAATGAGCTGAATTTGGATGTGTTCTATTTGAGGTGTATCCAAATAGAACTATTCATTAGGTTACTAAGTATATAGGCTTAaagcttggaaaaatgtctagaCTAAAGAGACAGATTTAGGAAGTGTTAAGGTATAaattgtagcaaaaaaaaaaaaaaaaaaaacacttggcCTAAATGCCAAAAGTTTATTATACACATGTAAAATCATCAGTGACCTGGCATGTTAGCATATAGTAAAAAAGAGGACTAAGGACAGAACTCAGTGAAACATTCAACCTTTATGGGCAGTTAGAAGAAGAGCCATCAGCTGAGACTGAGTCAGATAgaatgaggaggaggagatggtggTATCATGGGAGCTAAGAAGATGTTTTTAGAAGGAAAGATTGACCTGGCATGTCAGGTTTTGCAGTGAGATCACATGAGATAAAGACTGAGAAATAACCACTATTGGATTTGGAATTAAGTTCTTTGCAGTGAAATGCTATATGTGGAAGTCAGatttcagtgaaatgaagaagGAATGTGAGGTGGGAAAATGGAGAAAGCAATTATAAACTGACTCTCCTTTGGAAGAAGGAGcattgatatttattgaatgcctcctGGTTTTCAGGTAATGTACTACGGGTACTACATATGTTATCTCAGACTCATATAATGCTCTAcctaaaatttcttttgtttaaaacatatatttctttgcccaaaatcattttcatttttgggtATGTATAAGGTGTGAGTACCTTATAGTTTAATAAGGAAAGGGAACCTCTTCCATTCCTTGTGGCAAAATTCTTGTTCTTCATCCCTTAGGCATATGAGGGGAACATTGGTACTGGATTTTGTCTGTTATATCCTCCATCTGCTTCCAAACCCAAACAAAATTGTGCTATTATCCCCTTTCCTTCACTCCCAGGCCCGGTATGAAAGCCAGCGGATCCAGATGGAGTCAGAGCTGGCTGTGCAGCTGGAGCAGCGGGTGACAGAGCAGCTGGCTCAGGCTCAGGAGAACAGCCTGCGGCAAGCAGCCTCCCTGAGGGAACATCACAGGTACTTGGGACCTACTGGATGCTGCTTCTCCCCAGCCACAGCAGGTATTTTAGTGCCCTCCCCAcgtctctttccttttttcaattTGCTGGTTCCCAGCATACTTTCAGTCCCATCAGCAAGGACCTAAGTCTCTTGGGAGAGCTGCCTTTAGGTGCTCATGGACAGCCAGAAGTACCCAGGATTTTCATCCCATAGGGAGTAGCCTGTAACCAAGAACTGATGAGTGTGGGACATTTTCCAGCTCTCTTGCTGGGACAGTACTGAGGTGTGACCTATGGCGCTCTGTGGGATTGAGCCTCCTTCCCATCCCTGTCTCAATTCTCTGAACCCCGCTCCTGTACCAGTTTTTTCTGGAAATGCTTAAGTAAATCACTTTACTATATATCCTTATCCCAGTCTCTGCTTCTGGGGAAACCGTCCTCATACCCCAGCTTtgtccttccctctttcttgTGCCATTGCCAGGCAGGCTGACTGTGACTGTTTGGCTCACTCTCACATGCACCattctgtctttttctcatttgatcaCTTCTTCTATCTCCAGTCTCAGTCCTCTTCTTTCACCTTTCACCTCTTAGGAAGCAGCTGCAGGACGTGAATGGACAGCACCAGCAGGAATTGGCCACTCAGTTGGCTCAGTTCAAGTTGGAAATGGCAGAACGAGAGGAACGGCAGCAACAGGTGGCTCAGGACTACGAGCTAAGGTACTAGTCCCTGGAGTATCCCTTTTAGGCCTCAGACCCTTTCCTATGGGTAGAACCCAAGCTGAGAATTGTAAAGAGCTGTGATTTCAGTAGATCTATTCTCTTCTAAATTGGCCTCAGCTCGTATCAGAATTTCAGATGTCTGACATTACATCCTGGCACTTCTCATTCTCCAAGTCTCGTTTTCCTTAAAAGTCCtgagtcttctctcctctcttttctctagACTGGCCCGGGAGCAAGCGCGAGTGCGGGACCTGCAGAGTGGGAACCAACAGCTGGAGGAACAGCGGGTGGAACTGGTAGAACGTCTCCAAGCCATGCTGCAGGCCCACTGGGACGAGGCGCATCAGCTGCTTAGCACCACTCTCCCGCCTACCAACCCCCCGGTAGGCATTGCCCCTTGACCTAAGCTTCTTAGAGTTGTTGTGTTCTAGATTCTATCTTTGGAAGTCTAGCTCTCTCTCAGAGGAAACTCTTAAGTTCAGTTTCCAGGGCCTACATCAGAGAAAAAATCTGTGGACTTTCCCAAAGAATAACTGTCTCACCAAAATCAATCTTTTTTCTGTGGCCATAGTTCACTCAGACTGGCGCTATTCCTTTGGGCATAACTCTCTTCTCCCAGTCCTCAGAGGCGATGAATAATATGTAGTACTAGTTTCATGGAATAACAGCCCAATTAATTATGGGAGTAGGGGCCAAAAATTGTTGCTAAGTCTTGCCCTAGAGTAGAGAGTCTTACCCCTAGCCCTTCTTGTGTTGGCATCTCCTACTTCCttcttttaattatgaaatttttattattagccaTAATATTTTTTGGAATAGGTGATAATAtgcacatggtaaaaaaaaaaaaaatccaaactattCAGAAAAGTATGCAGTGAAAAGGTATCCTACCCCTGTACCTCCGTCTCCCGATTCCTCTCCAGAAGCAACCACTCTACCAGTGTCTTGAGTGTCATGCCTCCTTCCACTCctaccctctccttcccccttgcTCCACACACCAAATTGCCGCCTTCTGTATACTGTTGCATAACTTTTTATTCAACCAAGAGCTTATTGATAGATATAATAGTTGTTTCCTATATTTTGCATCTACAAACAGTATGTAAagaatttcattaaaatgtatGTCTTTGGGTAAGTTTATCTATAAATTTTCTAGAAATAGAATTATAAGatcaaaaataaactttaaaatttgataGAAATTTGGTAGATGTTACCAAATCTCCTTTTAAGGAAGTTCTAGTAACTTATAATCTTATTAAAGTGTTTGTACCATGACTTGTCTCTTTAAACCCACTGGGCTTTGATCCTTTCCGCCTCTCTTGGCCAGGTTCCTCCCCCTGGCCCCTCCAGCCCTGGGCCTCGGGagccagagaaagaagagaggaggatCTGGACTATACCTCCCGTGGCTGTGGCCCTGAAGCCTGTCTTGCAGCAGAGCCGGGAATCAAGGGACGAGCTGCCTGGAGTGCCTTCTGTTCTCTGCAGCTCCTCCCCAGACCTTAGCCTCCTGCTAGGCCCTTCTTTGCAGAGCCAGcattccttccagcccctggAGCCAAAACCAGATCTCACTCCACCCACAGGTAACTGGGGACAGAAGTCTCTGGGGTTCCCCTTACATGTACCAGTTGGCCCCCTCTTAGCTAGCTTCCTTTCTGTCTGAGACTTGAGCATTTAGTTTCTCAGATGTCATGGTGATCATAGTTACAAGGAGCAGAAATCTGGTCATATTCGTTCAAATAAAGGGAGTAGGATCTCATGGAAATGTGATGTCTCTGGACTTAGTGAGAATTGTAGTTGGGAACGTTGGCAACTGAGGCAGCTGTCCCTTCTCTCCCTGGGCCTGCGTAGTCTCTTGACCCTGCCTCTCCCTGCAGacctgcttcttttctcttgcttgacCAGCTTTGTCTCTCGCTTAGGGTTTTTGCTCCTTATAGCTTTGGCTTGCACACAGGTTTGACCAGCCATGACACTGACTCTAGCCAAGACTTTAGACATTTATAGAGGCATTGGTGTCTTAGTTTCTTAGCTCCAGTTTAAAGAGACCATCTGATGGGTTGGTAATCCATTGGATTGGCTGGCCTTGGGTGTGGTGTCCACCTCTGGTTTAGTCAACTGCGACTTGGGTGGATAGGGGTGTTCTGTATGGTACAAACATGACAGCCTGGGTTGAACTGAGAATGAGGGATGAATTGTCtcaccattttaaattttaaaattacgtagtaataacaataatgatgatgatggtgatgatgatgatgatgatgatgatgatgatgatgatgaaagaaTGGGCACGTTCTCGGGAGAGGCCAGAACATATCTATTAATTATTTGTGTTCTTTATGGAGTTTATGgtggtatttatttgtttagacTTTGGGTATCACAGCTTTCTTCATCTGACTGCTGTTCTGTCTTAGAGTTTAGCTGGGCCATCTCCCACTCGCCTTCAGCCCTTCCCTCTCCAACTCTTTTAAACTTCCATTGTTGTCTTCTCCTAGTAATGATGTTCCTCTCATGTTTAATAGGCCCCTTTCTTCTGGGCATTGATGTGAGTTGATTTGTGGAGGAAGCCATTCCTCTGCAACACACTTGCACCCATGCACGCCTGTTTCACTTTATAGCTGAGGCTTTCCCCTCTGCACTTGGGGCCCTGCATCCCAATCACAGGGCAGAACGTCCATTCCCTGAGGAGGATCCTGGATCTGATGGGGATGGCTTCCTGAAGCAAGGGCTGCCACCTGCTTCTCAACTGGAGGGCCTCAAGAATTTTTTGCAACAGGTAAGAAACCACCtgattttcttcttcccttcctcattTCCTCTTTCCACTCTAGGAATCCAGGACTCTGACTTCATTCCCTTTTTAGGACTTACACTTTGCCCCAGCTTCTTACTCTCTTGGTCTGTCTTGTTTCTGTTTCATAATTCCCTTCTGGAACTTAGGTGACCAACCCTGGCTCTTACTTCATCAGCTCTGCTTCTCTCAGATACCTAGgtctttttctttatcagtccTCTAGAGAACCTTACTATCTTGTCCCCCCAGCTGCTGGAGAGTGTACCCCAGAACAATGAGAACTCCTCTGTTGACCTGTTGCCCCCTAAGTCTGGTGAGTTCCAACTCTGAAGAAGGTTGGGTCTGGGTCCTGGAAAAGATGGGATCTGGTAATGATCTTGGTTGAACTTTTAAGAGCTGGCAAAGGTGATAAAGCCTAATAAATGCTAGGTGGTAGGAATTCCTTGACTCTTTGCCCTATTACCTGGTTTttggatttctttcctttttctaggTCCTCTAACTGTCCCATCTTGGGAGGAAGCCCCTCAAGTGCCACACCTTCCACCTCCTGTGCATAAAACTAAAGTTCCCTTAGCCATGGCGTCTAGTCTCTTCCGGGTCCATGAACTTCCCTCATCCAATTCACAAGGCAGTGGTCCCAGCAGTGGCTCCCCAGAGAGAGGTAAGCAGGTCATGGTTTaccagggagagaaagaaggaaggtccTGGGTGTGGAGCCAGCACCCGGAAGTTAAGGCCCTTCAGATTCCTAGGGCCTGGGGAGAGGAGCCTAGGATGATGACCAttgttgatatgtctctcagGCGGAGAGGAGCTCACGTCCCCAAGGCAGCTGATGGAGGTGTCCCAGCTGTTACGGCTATACCAGGCTCGGGGTTGGGGGGCTCTTCCTGCCGAGGATCTGCTGCTGTACCTGAAGAGGCTGGAACACAGAGGGTACAAGcctgggagggaggaagaaggactCTGAGGATGGAATCTGGATTATGGGATCAGGCGGGGAAGATTGGAGTGTGTATTTGGACATTGGGCGGAGTCTTCTGTCCTTTTCTGGGGAGGAGAGTGAGGCATGAGATGCAGATCACAAATCTCCTCTCACTGCTACCCACCTttcaatttgtctgtttctttctgctgcttttcttttttcttctaaaaaaaaaaaaatctcttccccATGTCTCTCTGCCTtagttttttcctctctttacCCTGCAGCTCTAAACAGAATCCTAGGATTTTGGCTAGCTAGTATAACTCATTATTTGATTTTACTAATGTCTCCTCCCATTTGATCCCCAGGTCTATCGTGTTGTTGTTATTCTTAAGAGACAGAATTGGGGAGTAGTTATTTCATCCAGTGTTCGGTAGAGTTGGGGGGAGTATCCCCTCCATCCTCAGACCCTTGATTTGTGTGGCAGGATTGATGGCCGAGGGGATAACATCCCCAGAAGGAACACAGACTCCCGCTTGGGTGAGATCCCCCGGAAAGAGGTGAGGGAAAGTCGGGCAGGGGCCAGGGGAGGAAAGGGCTCTCACTGACCGGTTCCTTCAGCTCTACACACTTCCTGGCTGGCTCTGCTGCTCCATTGCCTTGCCCCTCCAGTCCCAACTCCCACGTCTGTCACATGGGCTTTGGTTCTGGTCCTTTCCATGTGTTGAGCTTTTCCTCGATGGGGTGGGGGGATTGAAAGGATATGACACTAACTTTTTCTTCTCCTCAACTCTCAGATTACCTCCCAGGCTGTCCCTCGCCGCCTTGCTGCAGCTCGTCAGACTGAAAAACCTCCTGCACGGAAGAAAAGTGGACACCCTGCCCCTAGTAGCATGAGGAGTCGGGGGGGAGTCTGGAGATAagtcctttctcctcttcttttttctcttgttgttgtcgttgttattattattttaataaatgccaAATAGTCTAGTCTCTGACTCAGGAATTTGGAAAATGGAAGTTTTGTAGGAAACTACTTTGTAAAGAACCCTTATTCTGTTTGAATATGTTTTTTATATGTTGTATGTTTATGTTATTTTCTGTGGGAAAAGGCATGAATGCTCTGAAAGAAGATGGTCTGTGAATAGGTTTTAGAAGTTTGAGTAAGCTAAGGTtcaatgtttaaaaagtaaaacccaTGGGGTGATTAACTCTGGTTGGTAGCAGAATtatggataatttttattttcttctttatacatttctgtatttttcaaattttctaaaacaaGTATATGTTActttaataatcagaaaaaaaaaaccttttaataaAAGAGTAAGTTATTATGTAAAAAGTGTGAGTAAAAATTTGGTTGTTGGGCAGAGAGTTTTCTCTTTTAAGAGCAGATCATTCTTCCAGGTTGCATTAGTGGGATCGAGATGGCAGATTGTGCTCCAGCCAGCAGGCGTGTTATGGCTATAATCTTCACTCTTATGGCTTTCAAGTGTATGTAAAAGACTAGAGTGCTGGCAAGGAAAAAAAGTCATGTTTACAAAAACTCCCATCCATTCCTCaccaaaattaacaaagaaaaactaTGTTAGGGAAGAAGATGACACCTACATGAAACTAAGAAAAGCCCCAAATTTATGGTACAAACACTGAAAACACATAGTACAATTTCAGCTAAACTGAAAGAGAATGCCTTGGGACCTCACACGGCCCTCTGGTTCTGGAACCCAGTGCAGGATGGTGGTGAAGGTGAGTGCAGGGCCTGGTGCTAGTGGGTGTTTGAGGGACAGAGTTGTTAGATTTGGCAAAAAGGGCAAGGTCCTTCTGTTTGACCCTGAATTATTTAATTAGATCCAGAATAGACAGGATGGGATATAGACTCACACAGTGTTTCATGTTAATAAACGTTTaggttttatttccttcctcctaagTCACTTTCTAGCCCccaggagaggggaaaaggaagagatgcagATATATGAGCAACAGTTGTGTGGGTTCTTCTGCTCAGCTCCATCCAGAGCAGCTTGCACCTCAGTCCTGCTCAGGACTACTCTCTCTCGCATGTACAAGCAGAAATGAAAGGCAAACCGGTGCAGGGCTTGCAGCAGGCCCAGTGGGCTTTTTGAGCTCTACCTGTTTACCCACCCATGGAAATGTTTGCTTTTCTGACTTTTACCTCAAGTGCATAAAATTGGTTTGATCAAACTCTGATTTGTGGCACACTATCATCATCATTGAGAGATGGTTTTATACTGTTTTTAGAGGTTGGTACAATGAACAGCCAGTTCATTTCTATGTCATTATCTCCTGCATTCCAGCCTGCAACCACCAGTCAACATGCCCTATATATTTTTTGACATGAAGCACAGTCTGGAGACTATTTCCTTAAACAACTCTccaaaggaaaatcagaaaaggGCACAATGCTGACTTAACTATTTTGTGAGGTAATTGTAGTAAGacaactttgatttttttaaatatgtatatcatACCCACACTGAAAGTCTGTTTCTTCACTGAAGACCACCAAGGAAGCTGGGGAGGAAGAGAAACCCTCAGTCACACAGTCCCCCACTTTTTCCCTCCATAATCATCTTTGGAATATTGCGGGGGAGGAAATGAAGGATTTCAGGAGTTCCATAAATACCCACATGCAGAGAAAGTGGGTGCAGCCTTTAAGCTCAGGTTTTACTTGGTTTAGATGGATATTGATATGGGACTTTGTCTCCTGAGAACTCTCACAGCTGTTTGTGGTTGGGGGTAGGGCAGGTCCTGGTGGTGGAATATATTAGGGTAAGGGCTAAGATGCTAAAACAAAGAAACCCAGTGGCTTTTGTACAAGGTTTCTTTCCCTGGTTATGATCCAGAGCAGTGGGGTAGTCCTACTCCATGTAGTCACTTAGGATCTCAGGTTCCTGCCATCTTGTTGCTCTGCTATCTCCTAGAGCACTATTGTTATTTATGTGGTTAAAGCAAGATCATTGTCCTGGCAAGCAGGGAAAGAGCTATGTACAGTGTCTTAAGACCCATATCTGGAAATGCCATACATCAATTTTGCTCATATTTCATTGTCAAGACCTTGGTTACATGGCCACATCTGACTGCAAAGAGACGCAGAAATGTAGCCTAGCTGGGCTGCCACATATGCAGCTGTAACCATTATGCAAGAGCAATGGAAGAAGTAGAATGGATTTTATTGGACAACTAGCAGTCTGTCCTATAAACAACTAGTGGGTCTGCCCTTAGAGAACTGAAAACTGGTAATTGCTGAAGACAACATATGCCAATAATTAGTGGTGACTAACTTGTGCAGATAATGAAAAAATGCATTGGACATATGTAAATTAGTCCAAGCTGCATAATTGAAGTAAGTTAGCCCCTATAAAACAGAATTAATGCAGGAAAAAGGAAAGTACTTAAACTCTAATCAGTATTCTCATTAAGAAGAGAAAGGTggtatttaaacaaacaaacaaacaaacaagcaagcaagcaagtaGTCCTAGAACAAgatttttggattaaaaaaaaacctaccGAAAAGCAGAATGGACTCTCCTGGAAACCACATATGTTAGTTagaagaagaattggagaaaTCTCCAAGTTTACAAAAGGGAGAGAATGTTTAAATTATGAGAGAAATGATAGGAAAAGAATAGATCCAGGAGAACAGATATCTAGAAGGAGAAAATAcagtaataaagaaataaaagaaagttctGATTCTCAAAGTATGTTTGAATAGATAATTTGAAGGGCTGTTCTTCTAAATCACAACTAGATCCTGATGTTatgtcaaacatttttaaatgcattattgGGCTTGCTAGAAAGTAAGGGAAATTGAACTTGTATTTCTAGCAGTAAGGTAGGCCTAGGTAACACAGCTGACCTTCCTgctgaaataactaaaaaatgtTAGATAAAAAATTAGCAACAATCAGAAAAGGTAATTTAGAAGTCTTAAATTACCTAGGAACAAATCCAAAGATGTGCAAAACGAGTatgcagaaaattataaaacttgacttAAAGACATTGGGtcaaggggtttggatccccatactgaccagccgccaaaataaataaataaataaaaataaaaacattaatggAGACATAAATAAATTGAGGGACAAGAAGATTCAGTGTCATAAAGATGTATGTCTCTCCAAATTGAACTATACATTTAAAGCAAGTTCAATTAAAATCTCAAAGAGATTTTTCATGGAACTTgacaacctgattttaaaatgtatttgggaAGAGAAAAAGGCCAAGAAAAGCTCAAGACCCTCTTGAAGAGCAAGATGTGGAGACTTGCCTTATGAGATACTAAAATTTACTgtaaagctataataattaaaacCATGTGGTATTGACACAGGTATAGAataattgaccaatggaatagaagagagccTAGAAACAGACCGATACATATTGGGAACTTTGCTGTCTGACAAGAGGAATCATTGCATATGTGTGGGGAAAGGATACAATATTTAATAAGAGTGATGAGAAAATTGTTTATCTGGagggaataaaattaaatttttgacCTCTGTCATCAGCACAAAATTTAATTCTAGATAAAttgagaatttaaataaaaaaagcaaaattttgagacttttggaagaaaatataggagaataatTTTCTGATCTTGGAGGtagaaaaaggattttttttattaatttaattttattttgtcaatatacaatgtggttgattattgtggcccattaccgaaacttccctccctcctccatctccccctgCCAACAACCTCCTTTTTGTTTGCTcatcatatcaacttcaagaaattgtaattgttgtgtcttcttccctccactgcccccccaggttatttgtgtatttatttatttatttttagctgccacaaataagtgagaacatgtgatatttctctttctgtgcctgacttgtttcacttaatgtaattctctctaggtccacccatgttgttgcaaatggcagtatttcattcttttctataggagagtagtattccatcatgtagatataccacattttctgtatccactcatctgatgatggatatttgggctggttccaactcttggctattgtaaagagtgctgcaatgaacattggggaacaggtataccttcgacttgatgatttgcattcctctgggtatattcccagcagtgggatagctgggtcatatggtagatctatctgcaattgtttgaggaacctccataccattttccatagaggctgcaccattttgcagtcccaccaataatgtatgagagttcttttttctccgcaacctcgccagcatttatcattcacagtcttttggatattagccatcctaactggggtgagatggtatttcagtgtggttttgatttgcatttcctgaatgctgagtgatgttgagcattttttcgtgtgtctgttggccattcgtatatcttcctttgagaaatgcctatttagctcttttgcccattttttaattgggttacttgtttttttcttgtaaagttgtttgagttccttgtatattctggatattaatcctttgtcagatgtatattttggaaatattttctcccactctgttggttgtcttttaactctgttaattgtttcttttgctgtgcagaagctctttagtttgatataatcccatttgtttatttttcttttggttg includes:
- the CNTROB gene encoding centrobin isoform X1 — its product is MATTATSPSSPLRSEDLLSDSSEPPGLNQVSSEVTSQLYASLRLSRQAEATARAQLHLPSTSPPPHEVLDCLAQELSGSLSVGLENNLKKKDGSKHIFEMENVRGQLQTILQTSRDTAYRYPLTPGAGSERREEDSFDSDSTATLLNTRPLQDLSPSSSAQALEELFPRYTSLRPGLPLNPPDFQGLRDALDSEHTRRKHCERHIQSLQTRVLELQQQLAVAVAADRKKDIMIEQLDKTLARVVEGWNRHEAERTEVLRGLQEERQVAELTRSKQQETVTRLEQSLSEAMEALNREQESARLQQRERETLEEERQALTLSLEVEQQRCQALQEERDEARARQLSEHRQLETLQVALEEERQTWAQQEHQLKECYQALKEESQAQLEREKGNSQREAQAAREAQQQLALVQSEVRRLEGELDIARRERDTLQLEMSLVQARYESQRIQMESELAVQLEQRVTEQLAQAQENSLRQAASLREHHRKQLQDVNGQHQQELATQLAQFKLEMAEREERQQQVAQDYELRLAREQARVRDLQSGNQQLEEQRVELVERLQAMLQAHWDEAHQLLSTTLPPTNPPVPPPGPSSPGPREPEKEERRIWTIPPVAVALKPVLQQSRESRDELPGVPSVLCSSSPDLSLLLGPSLQSQHSFQPLEPKPDLTPPTAEAFPSALGALHPNHRAERPFPEEDPGSDGDGFLKQGLPPASQLEGLKNFLQQLLESVPQNNENSSVDLLPPKSGPLTVPSWEEAPQVPHLPPPVHKTKVPLAMASSLFRVHELPSSNSQGSGPSSGSPERGGEELTSPRQLMEVSQLLRLYQARGWGALPAEDLLLYLKRLEHRGIDGRGDNIPRRNTDSRLGEIPRKEITSQAVPRRLAAARQTEKPPARKKSGHPAPSSMRSRGGVWR
- the CNTROB gene encoding centrobin isoform X7, which translates into the protein MVLSISLRWKMFGVNSRLYFKPHVIRPIVRYPLTPGAGSERREEDSFDSDSTATLLNTRPLQDLSPSSSAQALEELFPRYTSLRPGLPLNPPDFQGLRDALDSEHTRRKHCERHIQSLQTRVLELQQQLAVAVAADRKKDIMIEQLDKTLARVVEGWNRHEAERTEVLRGLQEERQVAELTRSKQQETVTRLEQSLSEAMEALNREQESARLQQRERETLEEERQALTLSLEVEQQRCQALQEERDEARARQLSEHRQLETLQVALEEERQTWAQQEHQLKECYQALKEESQAQLEREKGNSQREAQAAREAQQQLALVQSEVRRLEGELDIARRERDTLQLEMSLVQARYESQRIQMESELAVQLEQRVTEQLAQAQENSLRQAASLREHHRKQLQDVNGQHQQELATQLAQFKLEMAEREERQQQVAQDYELRLAREQARVRDLQSGNQQLEEQRVELVERLQAMLQAHWDEAHQLLSTTLPPTNPPVPPPGPSSPGPREPEKEERRIWTIPPVAVALKPVLQQSRESRDELPGVPSVLCSSSPDLSLLLGPSLQSQHSFQPLEPKPDLTPPTAEAFPSALGALHPNHRAERPFPEEDPGSDGDGFLKQGLPPASQLEGLKNFLQQLLESVPQNNENSSVDLLPPKSGPLTVPSWEEAPQVPHLPPPVHKTKVPLAMASSLFRVHELPSSNSQGSGPSSGSPERGGEELTSPRQLMEVSQLLRLYQARGWGALPAEDLLLYLKRLEHRGIDGRGDNIPRRNTDSRLGEIPRKEITSQAVPRRLAAARQTEKPPARKKSGHPAPSSMRSRGGVWR
- the CNTROB gene encoding centrobin isoform X3, coding for MATTATSPSSPLRSEDLLSDSSEPPGLNQVSSEVTSQLYASLRLSRQAEATARAQLHLPSTSPPPHEVLDCLAQELSGSLSVGLENNLKKKDGSKHIFEMENVRGQLQTILQTSRDTAYRYPLTPGAGSERREEDSFDSDSTATLLNTRPLQDLSPSSSAQALEELFPRYTSLRPGLPLNPPDFQGLRDALDSEHTRRKHCERHIQSLQTRVLELQQQLAVAVAADRKKDIMIEQLDKTLARVVEGWNRHEAERTEVLRGLQEERQVAELTRSKQQEEEERQALTLSLEVEQQRCQALQEERDEARARQLSEHRQLETLQVALEEERQTWAQQEHQLKECYQALKEESQAQLEREKGNSQREAQAAREAQQQLALVQSEVRRLEGELDIARRERDTLQLEMSLVQARYESQRIQMESELAVQLEQRVTEQLAQAQENSLRQAASLREHHRKQLQDVNGQHQQELATQLAQFKLEMAEREERQQQVAQDYELRLAREQARVRDLQSGNQQLEEQRVELVERLQAMLQAHWDEAHQLLSTTLPPTNPPVPPPGPSSPGPREPEKEERRIWTIPPVAVALKPVLQQSRESRDELPGVPSVLCSSSPDLSLLLGPSLQSQHSFQPLEPKPDLTPPTAEAFPSALGALHPNHRAERPFPEEDPGSDGDGFLKQGLPPASQLEGLKNFLQQLLESVPQNNENSSVDLLPPKSGPLTVPSWEEAPQVPHLPPPVHKTKVPLAMASSLFRVHELPSSNSQGSGPSSGSPERGGEELTSPRQLMEVSQLLRLYQARGWGALPAEDLLLYLKRLEHRGIDGRGDNIPRRNTDSRLGEIPRKEITSQAVPRRLAAARQTEKPPARKKSGHPAPSSMRSRGGVWR